The genomic DNA CAGGCGTCCGTTCGCGCGGAAGGCGTGGGCTATCTCGCCGTCGCGGACGCGCCGGCGCTCGAGCCGGGCTTCTACGAGTTCGAGTCCGGGGGGCGCCCGCTCGCGACGGTCGCGGTGAATCTGGATCCGGTCGAAAGCGATCTCGCTCCGCTCCCGCCCGACTCGGTGCGCGCCGCGTCGGGCGGCCGCGCGTCGTTCCTCGGGAGCCCGCGCGCCCTCGCGACGCACCTCGAGGGGACCCGCCGCGGGCGCGAGCTCTGGATGCCGCTCCTCCTGATCGCGGCGCTGGCGCTGGTCGGGGAGCTCCTGCTCGGGAGCGCCCGCACGCTCAAGGCATGAGCGTGAGCGCCGCCGGAACCACCGGCACCACCGGCACCACCCCGCTCGCGTCCCGGCTCGTCGAGGTCGGAGGCGCGCATCCCGCGGTCGAAACCCTGCTGCAGCGCATCCGCGCCGCGGGCGCCCCCGGCTCCCCCGGCGCGCCTTCGGGCGGAGCGCCGCTCGCCCGGGTGCGCGGCGCCTCCGGTAGCTCGGCCCAGCTCCTCCTCTCGATCCTGGCGCGCCGCGGCGGACGTCCGCTCGCGATCGTGACCCCCGACATCGACCGCGCCGAAGCGTGGCGAGATGACCTCGCCTTCCTCCTCGGCGAGGACCGCGTGGTCTACGTCCCGCCGCTCGACACCGTGCCCTGGAGCGCGCAGCTCGCGACGGCGCCGGTGCGCGACGACCGCCTGCACGCGTGGTCGCGGCTCGCGGACGACGATCCTCCGGTCGCCGTGATCCCCGCGGCCTCGCTCCACCGGCTCGTTCCGGCGCCGGACGCGATCCGCTCGCGCTCGCTCATGATCGGCCCCGGATGGAAGGGCGAGCCGGAGATCCTCCTCCGCCGCCTCGTCACGGCGGGCTATCGCGCGGTCGCGGAGATCGGCGAGTCCGGCGAGGTGAGCCGGCGCGGCGGGATCGTGGACGTGTACGGCCCCGGCATGCCGCATCCGGTGCGGCTCGAGTTCGACGCGGACGAGGTCTCCTCGATCCGACACTTCGACATCACCTCGCAGCGCTCGACCGGCGCCGCGAGCGTCGCGCGCATCGTCCCCGCGCGAGAGGTCCTCTACCCGGACGACCTCGACGAGCGGCTCCGCCCGTTCGATCGCGGCCGATTCCCCTCCGAGCTGGACGGGCGCCGCATCCGCGATCTCGTGGCGGAGGGGATCTACTTCGACGGCGTGGACTGGCTCGCGCCGCTCCTCGGCATCGAGCTCGCGACGCCGCTCGAGCACCTGCGTCCCGGGACCGTCCTCTGGATCGACGAGCCGGGCGCGGTGGAGCGCGAGCTGGAGACCGTCGAGCGCGAGGCCGAGCGGCTCGAGCGGGACGCGCGCGCCAAGGCGCCGCACCTTCCCGCGCGCGACGCGCTCTTCGATCCCCCGGACCGGGCGCTCGAGCGGATCGCCGCGCGCCCGAGGATCGAGTCGGCGCTCGCGGCCACCGGGGTGAAGACCGGCCCGGACGTGATCGCGGTCGACGCGCGTCCCCAGCCCTCGTTCGGGCGGAAGCTGGATCTCCTCCGGGGCGAGCTGAAGCGGCTTCAAGAGCTCGGCTACGAGCGGATCCTGGTCTGCGACAACCGAGGCCAGGCGGAGCGGCTCGAGGAGATCCTGGACGACGACGTCGCGTCGATCGAGGTCGGCTCGCTCGTGGCGGGGTTCGTCCTTCCCGGCGCGAAGCTCGCCGTCTTCACCGATCACGAGATCTTCGCGCGCTATCGCAGGCGCGGCGCGCGCAGGCCACGCGCGTCCGCCGCGGCGATGCGCGATCTCCTCACGCTGAAGCCGGGCGACTACGTCGTGCACCTGGATCACGGGATCGGCGTCTACCGCGGACTCAAGCGCCTCGAGCTGGACGGCCAGGAGACGGAGTGCGTCCAGATCGACTACGCGGGCACGGACCGGCTCTGGGTTCCGATCCACCAGCTCGGGATGGTGCAGCGCTATTCCACCGAGGAGGGCCGCCCGGCGAGCGTGTCGCGTCTGGGCGGCACCGCATGGCAGCGCACGAAGGCGAAGGCCCGGAGGGCGATCGAGGACATGGCGGAGGAGCTCCTGCGCCTCTACGCGGCGCGCAAGGCGCGCCCGGGCCATGCGTTCTCGCCCGACACGCCGTGGCAGCGCGAGCTCGAGTCCTCGTTCGTCTACGAGGAGACGCCCGACCAGCTCAAGGCGGTCGAGGACGTGAAGCGCGACATGGAGGCGCCGCGGCCCATGGACCGCCTCATCTGCGGCGACGTGGGCTACGGGAAGACCGAGGTCGCGATCCGCGCCGCGTTCAAGGCGGTGCAGGACGGCAAGCAGGTCGCGGTCCTCGTGCCGACCACCGTGCTCGCGCAGCAGCATCTCACCACGTTCGGCGAGCGCCTCGCGGACTTCCCGGTGCGGATCGACATGCTGAGCCGCTTCCGGAACGCCAAGGAGCAGAAGGCGATCGTCGAGAAGCTCGGCAAGGGCGAGCTGGACATCATCATCGGGACGCACCGGATCCTGTCGAAGGACGTGACCTTCCCGAATCTCGGACTCGTGGTCATCGACGAGGAGCAGCGCTTCGGCGTGCGCCAGAAGGAGCGCATCCGGTCGTTCGTCGAGACGGTCGACGTGCTCACGCTCACCGCGACGCCGATCCCGCGCACCCTCCACATGAGCCTCCTCGGCGCGCGCGACATGTCGATCATGACGACGCCTCCGCGCGGGCGCTATCCGATCAAGACCGAGATCGTGGAGGTGAGCCAGGACGTGATCCGGGACGCGCTCCTGCGCGAGGTGGACCGGGGCGGGCAGTCCTTCTTCGTCCACAACCGCGTCGAGTCGATCGACCGCCAGGCCCACTATCTCCAGTCGATCGTGCCGCAGATCCGCTACGGCGTCGCGCACGGCCAGATGCGCGACACCCAGCTCGAGAAGGTGATGCTCGATTTCCTGGAGCGCCGCACCGACACGCTCGTGTCGACCCTCATCATCGAGTCGGGCCTCGACATCCCGACCGTGAACACGATGCTCGTGAACCGCGCGGACACGCTCGGGCTCGCGCAGATCTACCAGCTCCGCGGGCGCATCGGCCGCTCGCACCACCAGGCGTTCTGCTATCTCCTCGTCCCCGGGGGCACGGTGCTCTCCGAGGAGGCGGAGAAGAGGCTTCGCGCGATCGCCGAGCACGAGGAGCTGGGGTCCGGGCTCCTGATCGCGATGCGCGACCTCGAGATCCGCGGCGCGGGAAACCTCCTCGGTCCCGAGCAGCACGGCTTCATGGCGAGCGTCGGCTTCGATCTCTACTGCCGCATGGTGGACGAGGTGGTGCAGGAGCTCCAGGGGACGGCCGTGCATCTGCGGCCCGAGCCCGAGCTCGCGAGCGATCTCCCCGCGTTCGTGCCCGACGAGTACGTCTCGGACCGGGACGAGAAGCTCGACGTGTACCGCCGCATGGCCGCGCTCGCGAACGTCGAGGGCCTGGATGCGCTGGCGCGCGAGCTCCAGGACCGGTTCGGCGCGCCGCCTCCGGAGGTCCGTCACCTCCTCGAGCTGAAGCGGCTCCGGCTCCTGGGCCGGGACCGCGGCGTGGAGCGGCTCCGCGTGGGCCGCGACCGGATCGAGGTGGACGTCGCCAAGGACCTCGCCCGGGAGCAGGTGGTGCGGCTCGTGGGGTCGATTCCGGCCCGGGTGGAGTTCTCGGGGGCCGGCTCCCGGCGCATCCGGGTCGCCTCGCCCGGCGACCCGTTGTCGTTGGCGACAAACCTGTTGCAGCACCTGGAGGCCTCTGGTACGGTGGCCGGCCAGCCTCTTCCGGCGGCCGGAAGTTGAACCGGCGGGCGACGTTGGGGTACTTCGGAAGAAGGCACGGCGCGTGCGGCGCCCCATGCATCCAATCCCTGGGAATGATCGATCTCCGTAGACCGCCCCAGCTCCAATCGGCACCCCCGGCTCCCCCGACTCGCGTGGCAGTGACGCTTCGCGCCCTCGGGTGGGGTGTGGCTGCCGCTCTGCTCCTCGTCGGGTCTCCGGCGCCGTTCGCCTCGACGGCCGGAGCGCAAGCGGCGAAGCCGAAGGCCTCCTCCACGGCGAAGAAGCCCAAGCCCTCGACGACGGCGAAGAAGCCTCCCGCCCCACGGACGGTCGCGACCGTCGGGAGCGCGCGGAAGGTCGACACCCTGGACATTCAGCGGGCGGCCCAGGCCCTCTCGAGCGATCCGCTCCGGATCAAGGACGAGGCAGCCTGGCGGCGGATGCTCCTCGACCGCTCCGTGGATCGCGAGCTCCTCGCGATCGAGGCCGAGCGACTGGGCCTCGACAAGGATCCCGCGCTCGCGAAGCGCGTCGCCGACCGCGAGTACGCAATCTTGTTACGCAAGCTCTACGAGAAGGTGCTGATTCCGGGGATCACGCCCACGAAGGAGCAGCTCGCCGAGATCCGCGCAGCCAAGCTCCATCGCGGCGTGGATCTCCACTACCTCCTCGTTCGGGACGATGCTTCGGGCTCACAGCGCGCGATGGCGGAGCGCATCTACCAGGCGGCGCGGAAGGGCGCCGCGTTCGACTCGCTCGTCTATCTCTACAGCGGACATCCGCCGTCGCGGGCCGCGAAGGGGTACTTCGGATGGGTGCTCGCGAAGGATCTCGACCCCGCGTCGCGCGAGCACGTGAAGAACGCGAAGCCGGGCGACGTGGTCGGGATCTACTCGGGGCCCTACGGCCACGAGATCTACAAGATCGGCGCCTTCCACGAGCCGAGCGAGGACTCCCTCTTCACGCTCGTGACGCAGGAGCGCCGGCGCGGGATCTCGCGAGACTACGAGGACGGCCTGCTCCGGAAGTACCACTTCCGGATCGATTCGACGCAGGTGGACCAGGTGATGTTCGTCGCGGGAAGCGAGACGCCGGACTCCATTCTCGCCTCGCTCGGACCGGATGGAACCCGGCCCGAGCGAGGCGTCCGTCCCGCGCTCGGCATCCTCGCCACGTGCGACGGGGCCCAGGTCACGATGGAGGACATGATTCGCGGCACCCCCCCCGTCGTCGGGAGGACCGGACGCATGCGGATCCGGGACACGGCCATGCTCTACCAGCTCTGCGCGCGCGCGGTCCTGCCCGAGCTCACGCTGCGGGACATTCGCGAGCGCGGCCTCGACAAGGATCCGGGCACGGTTCGGGAGGTGCGCCTCTCGAAGGACCGGATCCTCACCGAGGCCATGGTGGAGCGGAATCGTCCGGCACTTCCGGGCGAGGCCGATCTTCGCGCCTATCACGAGAAGACGCGTGACCACTACACTCGGCCGAAGACCGCGGTGACGCGCGTCGTGGTCGTGGCCAACCGGGACACCGCCGAGGCGCTCCACGCGCGCGCTCGCGCGCTGGGCAGTCTCCCCGAGTCGCTCCTCGTCGCGACGGGCCGGCGCGGAACCCGCGCCGAGGCGCTCTACCGTCTGCCGCTCGGAGTCTATGCCTCGCTGCCGCTCACGGCCTCGGAAGGCGACCCGCTCGGCAACGCCGCCGTCCGCGCCACGCCGGGCACGCTCCTTCCCCTGACACCGGTCTCGGGCGGATTCGCGGTGGCTCAGGTCCTCTCGATCGAGGAGGCCCGCCCCATGTCGTTCGAGGAGGCCTCGTCCCTGGTTCGCCGGAGCTGGCTCGAGGACGCCGAGAGCCGCTGGATCGAGACGCAGCTCGCGTCCCTCCGGACGAAGATCCCCGTGCGCGTTCAACCCGGAATGCTGGAGTCGGTGGACCTGGCGTCCGTTCTCTCTTCCGCGGGAGGCAAGAACCCATGAAGGGATTCATCCGGCTCCTTTTCGCGTGCGCGGTCCTGCTCGGGATCGTCGGACCGGCACGGTCCGCCGAGCGGATCGCCGCCATCGTGAACAAGGAAGTGATCCTGACCTCCGACGTGGACGAGCAGACCCGCGAAGCGGCGGTGCGCATGCGCCTCGATCCCGCCGACACGGTGTCCCTGGGACGCCTCCGCAAGGAGGTCCTGAACCAGCTCGTCGAGAAGCAGGTGCTCCTGGCGGAAGCGCAGAAGCAGGGCATCACCGTCACGGACGCCGACGTGAAGCAGGCGGTCGACCGTGAGATCGAGGCGGTGAAGCAGCGGATCGGCTCCGAGGACGAATACAAGGCGGCGCTCGCCAAGGAGCGGACCACCGAGGCCGAGCTTCGGAAGCGCTACGAGTCGGGCGTCCGGGAGCAGCTCCTGATCTCGCGTCTCGTGGGCCGCGAGGTCCAGTCGAAGACCAGCGTGACCGACGCCGAGGTGCGCGCCTACTACGACGCGCACCGCGACTCGATCGGGAAGCGTCCGGAGGAGCTGCGCATGGCGCACGTCCTCGTCGCGTTCGAGCCCGACCCGGCCCAGGTCAAGCGCGCCCAGACACGCGCGGACAGCCTGCGCGCGCTCGTCGTCAAGGGGCAGCCCTTCGAGCGGGTGGCCCAGCAGCACTCCGACGATCCGAGCGCCCGCGTGGGCGGGGATCTCGGCACCTTCGGGCGGGGCGACATGGTGGCCGAGTTCGAGAAGGTGGCGTTCGGGCTGAAGCCGATGGAGATCAGCCAGCCCGTGCGGACGCGCTTCGGGTACCACATCATCCAGGTGTTGCAGCATCACGCGAAGACCGACTCCACCGAGGAGCGGATCCACGCGCGTCACATCATGGTCCAGGCGAAGCCCACCGCGGCCGACGAGGAGCGCGCGCGCCTGCGCGCGTTCGCGCTCCGGGACTCGATCATGGGCGGCGCCGACTTCGGCGAGGTCGCGAAGAAGTACTCCGCCGACACGGCGACGCGGGACTCGGCGGGGGTGCTCGGACAGGTGCCCGTGCCGGCGCTGCCGGAGAACCTGCGCGAGACGCTGAGCGGGCTCCGCGTGGGAGAGGTGAGCGTCCCGTTCAAGCGGGAAGCGGGCTATCACATCTTCAAGGTGCTCGGACGCGTTCCCGCGTCGGACTACAAGTACGAGGACATCAAGGACGATCTGAAAGAGGTCGTCACGAGTAAGAAGCTCGAGGAGAACTACCGGCGCTGGTACGAGCGGGTCAAGAAGACGGTCAACGTCGAGATCCGGAGCTGATCGGAGGCGCCGCCTCATGGCCGCGCGCCGCCCCACGCTGATCGTCACCATGGGGGATCCCGCCGGGATCGGCCCCGAGATCGTCGTCCGCGCCGCCACGCACGCCGCCTCCCGCCGCGCCGCCCGGCTCGTGATCGCCGGAGAACCCGAGGTGATGGAGCGGGCTCTCTCCCGTCTCCGGTCCCGGACCCGCCTTCGCCCGATCGATCCCCGCGCTCACGACTTCCGCGAGGACGTGCCCGGGCTTGCGTTCCTGCCCTCGAGCGAAGAAGGGTGGCGAGCCGTCCAGCCAGGGACTCCCACCGCGCGTTCCGGTATGATGGCCGCGCGAGCCATCGAGACGGCGGCCGCGCTCGCATTGGAGGGGAGGGTGGACGGGATCGTGACGGCGCCCATATCGAAGACCGCGCTGCAGCTGGCGGGGTACCCCTATCCGGGCCACACGGAATTCCTCGGCGCCCTGGCCCGCGCTCCCGAGACGAGGATGCTCTTCGTCGGGAGATCCTTCCGGATCCTGCTCGCCACCGTGCACGTCGCGCTCCGGCGCGTGCCGGACGCGCTCTCGGTGGAGGGGCTCGTGCGCACGATGGAGGTCGCGGCGGCGGCGCTGCGGAACTTCCGGTGGGGGACGAAGCGCGCGGTCGCGGTGCTCGGGCTGAATCCCCACGCGGGTGAAGGGGGCCTCTTCGGGGACGAGGAGGCGCGCGTGATCGCGCCGGCGATCGAGCGGGCTCGCGAGCGCGGCATCCGCGCCGAGGGGCCCTACCCGGCCGACACCTTCTTCGCGCAGCACGAGGGAAGGAGCGACCTCGGGGCGGTGGTCGCGATGTATCACGACCAGGGCCTCATCCCCGCGAAGAGCGGAGGCATCGGGGGCGCCGCGAACGTGACGCTGGGGCTCCCGTTCGTGCGCAGCTCGGTGGACCACGGCACCGCGTTCGACCGCGCCTGGAAGGGCGGCGCGCGCGCGCCCGACTCCGCGGGACTGGAGACGGCGATTCGCGTGGGCGCCGACCTCGCGCTCCGTGCGAAGCGCCCCCTGGAGTGGACATGGCCCTGATCCGGCTCGATCACGTGAGCAAGAGCTACGGAGACCGGGTCGCGCTGAGCGACGTCATGCTGGCGTTCGAGCCCGGCGAGTGGGCGTTCGTGCTGGGACCGAGCGGAGCGGGGAAGTCCACGCTGCTCCGGATCCTCGCGCTGGCGGAGCGCCCCTCGAGCGGCCGTATCGAGGTCGATCCGTACGCGATCGTGGGAGCGAACGAGGCGCGCGTTCCGGGACTCGTGTCCGCGGCCGCCCCGAGCGCGGAAGGTGGCGCCGAAGGGGCCGGCGAGACGGCGGCCTCGGCTGCGCCGGCACCGCCTCCGCCGCCGTCCCCGCGAAGGAAGCGGATTTCCGTTCGACGGGTGCGCCGGATGGTGGGCGTCCTGGGGCAGGAGTTCCGGCTCCTCCCCGACCGGACCGTGTACGAGAACATCGCCATCGCCTGCCAGATCACCGGCGTGTGGGAGCGCGGGATCATCCGCGAGCGCATCGTCCCGCTCCTCGAGCAGATGGGGATCCGCGGAAAGGAGTCGCTCTTTCCCGACGACCTCTCCGCCGGCGAGAAGCAGCGCGTCGCGCTGGCCCGCGCGATGGCGCGGCTGCCGAAGATCCTGATCGCCGACGAGCCGACGGGCAACCTGGACCCCGTCGCGGCGGGGCAGATCTTCGCGCTCCTGCGCGAGATCTCCCACCGCGGCACGCTGGTCGCGGTGGCCACGCACGCGGAGGACTGGGTGCGCCGCTACCCCGGCCGGACGATCCGGCTGGAGCGGGGGCTCGTGCGCTCGGACAAGAGAGAGGGAGACGTCTAGATCGTGGGACCGATCGGATACATCGTGCGCGAGTTCTGGCGGGGCGTCGTGGAGCACCGCGCGCTCTTCATCACGAGCGTGCTCTCGATGGCGTCGATCCTCCTCATCTTCCTCCTGTTCCTGATGATCCTCCAGAGCGTGCAGCAGTACACGTCGCACCTCGAGTCGCGCGAGGAGGTCTCGGTCTTCCTGAACGAAGGGCTCTCGCGGACGGATCTCGCGACGGTGGAATCCTCGCTTCGCGCGATCGCCGGCGTGGACAGCGTCCGATACGTGAGCAAGGACGAGGCGTGGGAGAGCTTCCGGAAGGACGTGGGGGACGAGGCCCTCGTCCAGGCGGTCGGATCGAATCCGCTTCCCGCGTCGTTCGTGCTCCGGCCGGGCGCGGGGCATCGCACCGCGGACGGCGTGCGCACCATCGCGCGGGAGGCCGAGACCGTGCCGCACGTCGAGGACGTGCGGTTCGCCGGCGAGTGGGTGCTTCGCGCG from Candidatus Eisenbacteria bacterium includes the following:
- the mfd gene encoding transcription-repair coupling factor; this translates as MSVSAAGTTGTTGTTPLASRLVEVGGAHPAVETLLQRIRAAGAPGSPGAPSGGAPLARVRGASGSSAQLLLSILARRGGRPLAIVTPDIDRAEAWRDDLAFLLGEDRVVYVPPLDTVPWSAQLATAPVRDDRLHAWSRLADDDPPVAVIPAASLHRLVPAPDAIRSRSLMIGPGWKGEPEILLRRLVTAGYRAVAEIGESGEVSRRGGIVDVYGPGMPHPVRLEFDADEVSSIRHFDITSQRSTGAASVARIVPAREVLYPDDLDERLRPFDRGRFPSELDGRRIRDLVAEGIYFDGVDWLAPLLGIELATPLEHLRPGTVLWIDEPGAVERELETVEREAERLERDARAKAPHLPARDALFDPPDRALERIAARPRIESALAATGVKTGPDVIAVDARPQPSFGRKLDLLRGELKRLQELGYERILVCDNRGQAERLEEILDDDVASIEVGSLVAGFVLPGAKLAVFTDHEIFARYRRRGARRPRASAAAMRDLLTLKPGDYVVHLDHGIGVYRGLKRLELDGQETECVQIDYAGTDRLWVPIHQLGMVQRYSTEEGRPASVSRLGGTAWQRTKAKARRAIEDMAEELLRLYAARKARPGHAFSPDTPWQRELESSFVYEETPDQLKAVEDVKRDMEAPRPMDRLICGDVGYGKTEVAIRAAFKAVQDGKQVAVLVPTTVLAQQHLTTFGERLADFPVRIDMLSRFRNAKEQKAIVEKLGKGELDIIIGTHRILSKDVTFPNLGLVVIDEEQRFGVRQKERIRSFVETVDVLTLTATPIPRTLHMSLLGARDMSIMTTPPRGRYPIKTEIVEVSQDVIRDALLREVDRGGQSFFVHNRVESIDRQAHYLQSIVPQIRYGVAHGQMRDTQLEKVMLDFLERRTDTLVSTLIIESGLDIPTVNTMLVNRADTLGLAQIYQLRGRIGRSHHQAFCYLLVPGGTVLSEEAEKRLRAIAEHEELGSGLLIAMRDLEIRGAGNLLGPEQHGFMASVGFDLYCRMVDEVVQELQGTAVHLRPEPELASDLPAFVPDEYVSDRDEKLDVYRRMAALANVEGLDALARELQDRFGAPPPEVRHLLELKRLRLLGRDRGVERLRVGRDRIEVDVAKDLAREQVVRLVGSIPARVEFSGAGSRRIRVASPGDPLSLATNLLQHLEASGTVAGQPLPAAGS
- a CDS encoding peptidyl-prolyl cis-trans isomerase: MAAALLLVGSPAPFASTAGAQAAKPKASSTAKKPKPSTTAKKPPAPRTVATVGSARKVDTLDIQRAAQALSSDPLRIKDEAAWRRMLLDRSVDRELLAIEAERLGLDKDPALAKRVADREYAILLRKLYEKVLIPGITPTKEQLAEIRAAKLHRGVDLHYLLVRDDASGSQRAMAERIYQAARKGAAFDSLVYLYSGHPPSRAAKGYFGWVLAKDLDPASREHVKNAKPGDVVGIYSGPYGHEIYKIGAFHEPSEDSLFTLVTQERRRGISRDYEDGLLRKYHFRIDSTQVDQVMFVAGSETPDSILASLGPDGTRPERGVRPALGILATCDGAQVTMEDMIRGTPPVVGRTGRMRIRDTAMLYQLCARAVLPELTLRDIRERGLDKDPGTVREVRLSKDRILTEAMVERNRPALPGEADLRAYHEKTRDHYTRPKTAVTRVVVVANRDTAEALHARARALGSLPESLLVATGRRGTRAEALYRLPLGVYASLPLTASEGDPLGNAAVRATPGTLLPLTPVSGGFAVAQVLSIEEARPMSFEEASSLVRRSWLEDAESRWIETQLASLRTKIPVRVQPGMLESVDLASVLSSAGGKNP
- a CDS encoding peptidylprolyl isomerase, producing MKGFIRLLFACAVLLGIVGPARSAERIAAIVNKEVILTSDVDEQTREAAVRMRLDPADTVSLGRLRKEVLNQLVEKQVLLAEAQKQGITVTDADVKQAVDREIEAVKQRIGSEDEYKAALAKERTTEAELRKRYESGVREQLLISRLVGREVQSKTSVTDAEVRAYYDAHRDSIGKRPEELRMAHVLVAFEPDPAQVKRAQTRADSLRALVVKGQPFERVAQQHSDDPSARVGGDLGTFGRGDMVAEFEKVAFGLKPMEISQPVRTRFGYHIIQVLQHHAKTDSTEERIHARHIMVQAKPTAADEERARLRAFALRDSIMGGADFGEVAKKYSADTATRDSAGVLGQVPVPALPENLRETLSGLRVGEVSVPFKREAGYHIFKVLGRVPASDYKYEDIKDDLKEVVTSKKLEENYRRWYERVKKTVNVEIRS
- the pdxA gene encoding 4-hydroxythreonine-4-phosphate dehydrogenase PdxA; its protein translation is MAARRPTLIVTMGDPAGIGPEIVVRAATHAASRRAARLVIAGEPEVMERALSRLRSRTRLRPIDPRAHDFREDVPGLAFLPSSEEGWRAVQPGTPTARSGMMAARAIETAAALALEGRVDGIVTAPISKTALQLAGYPYPGHTEFLGALARAPETRMLFVGRSFRILLATVHVALRRVPDALSVEGLVRTMEVAAAALRNFRWGTKRAVAVLGLNPHAGEGGLFGDEEARVIAPAIERARERGIRAEGPYPADTFFAQHEGRSDLGAVVAMYHDQGLIPAKSGGIGGAANVTLGLPFVRSSVDHGTAFDRAWKGGARAPDSAGLETAIRVGADLALRAKRPLEWTWP
- a CDS encoding ATP-binding cassette domain-containing protein gives rise to the protein MALIRLDHVSKSYGDRVALSDVMLAFEPGEWAFVLGPSGAGKSTLLRILALAERPSSGRIEVDPYAIVGANEARVPGLVSAAAPSAEGGAEGAGETAASAAPAPPPPPSPRRKRISVRRVRRMVGVLGQEFRLLPDRTVYENIAIACQITGVWERGIIRERIVPLLEQMGIRGKESLFPDDLSAGEKQRVALARAMARLPKILIADEPTGNLDPVAAGQIFALLREISHRGTLVAVATHAEDWVRRYPGRTIRLERGLVRSDKREGDV
- a CDS encoding permease-like cell division protein FtsX — translated: MGPIGYIVREFWRGVVEHRALFITSVLSMASILLIFLLFLMILQSVQQYTSHLESREEVSVFLNEGLSRTDLATVESSLRAIAGVDSVRYVSKDEAWESFRKDVGDEALVQAVGSNPLPASFVLRPGAGHRTADGVRTIAREAETVPHVEDVRFAGEWVLRAEQVVNTIEAIGAALGLIVLLGVIFIVGATTRLTVQARLDSIHLLRSLGGGFLFTAAPYLVEGFVLAALSSAITIGAARLLNDSLAEELFRLQPLAPADLVAFVGVSGLLGLVGSWIAVATLPRKWLL